GCGGAGGTGTCCTTGTCGGTGGAACCCCTGTTGGTGGTACCCTGGGAGCTGTTGCCCGACAATTGTCGGGCCAAGGAAGCCCATCGCTCGGCTCCGCGCCTTAAAAGCAGACAGCGCGGACAGCTGAAGCCCAGGGGAGCCAACATTTCCCACCCGATCCCTGATAGTTCGAAAGCTAAGATTGAAAAAGCCCAGAGGAAGTGATGAACATTTCACACGCCTGCGCAGGTGCAGTCCAGATGAACTTAGTTCCGCAggaactgcaaaaaaaatcgGATACAGAAAAAAGCTGATTAAGTGCAAGTGCTATTGAATATCCCTGCAACGAGTGCAGGCAAGGATTATGTAAAATCAGTCAtgaaaaaataagcaaaactAAGCTGGGGAGGGCAGACAATGCCACACAATGAGCTGCTGCTGACCCCCAATGCAAAGAAATTGGCCAAGGAAAAAACTGAATgccaagaaaaaattaaaacgcattGAGCCGTGAAAGTTTTCGTTTACTTGCGGCATTTTCGTTTGCGGTTGATGAGGTGGCCAGGTGTGGAAGTGAGGCtatgaaaaaattgaaatgcgTTGGCTAATGAAAATGATCGCAGGTTAAGGGTGGATAAGTGAAGCAATTTATAAGtggttaaacaaaaaaaaatttacatttttcaatgTAAGCAACGATGGAATCAGgggtttttataatttgtacaTAAACGTTAAGATTTAGGCACGACGACAAGCTAAGATATCACTAAACGACTTTAATTACATCATATGTATAAGTTAGTGGGAAAACATACAAGCAACTATGGCTTTCTGTAAGCTAAGCATTTTGTTAGTTTGATGATGactataaatacatttttaaatatttaaggctATAGAACAACTGCTCAACTACTAactttaataaacaatttacaaaGTCAACTTTGGcaaatcttaaaaaatcatAAGTGACTGAAAAACATTGTAATTGAGCTTGACAGGAAACctaaaaaagcaaacaaacagaaaGCGAAGAGGGTTAAACGAGTAACAGATAGAGGAAGACTCAAAGCAGCCACAAAAAACTGCTGAAAGGACACTTAACTATCGAATTTCACacgtgatttaaaaaaattttaggaagaaagaaagcaaaaggAAAGCAAGGATCAGGCAAGAGCTTAAGCCCGTTTCGAGTTATTCAGGCGAGGGGTTATCAAGCAAAAACTAGAGATTACAACGCCCACAAAGCAACCCCTTTCCGGGCAAACCCCACCCACAAACGCCGAGCAACTTGTCAGCTTCGCCTTGTTACATCAATTAGACTCTCAACCGCACCTACTACAGTGGAGTGGGTGCAAGTGGGTGAAAGTGGGTGGAAGTGGGTGGCAGGTGGGTGGTGCAACAGAGGGTAGTGGATCATAATGTGCGCTTGGTTGAGCTTCATCGTCGGCGGCACGGCGaatgcaaacaaacaacaaccaaACGACAGAATGGAAAATTCGAATGAGGGAATGATGCTGAGAATaccgacgatgatgatgatgttggcCAGCCAGCTGTTTTCATTGTTAAAACTTTCCCGGATCAGCATAGATTGccgaaataagtaaaaaaaaaaaaaaaaaaataaaattctttagcCAGGAAGCACGTGGAAAATGCATTTCTAATGTGCACCACAAACGCGAGCCACGAATCGTGGCAGGTGGGGGAAAAAACAGGACGAAGGACTACCGATATCAGAGtggttaattatttgtttaactgGCCCAACACGCAACCACATTCGAAATCGTTTAGCCCCGCTTATAACTTGATGGTTTGTTAATGTAAGATTAATTTCGCTCTAACATCTCTATTGTAATCGAAACGAATGGAGGGGGTGGAATGAGTAGACTGTGAAAAAAAGATACTATCTGAGGGAGGTTGTTATTATTATCCTTCGTTGAATGGTTAAACAGGCGACATAACGATATACGTAGCAAGTTATATTTTCATAGTTAAATTcatcataattatttttaatatatgatttcttaagaaaaacataaaaaattattaaatggaACTAATTAACCAAGATGGTGTGCCAACTTCTCTTGGGATTCTTTTGTAAATCGTTggtatttgaatttaaagaagagccaaattaagaaaacttatacttttttgttttatcaactTTACTACTTTTACTACATATAACCAATGATTTGGCCCCCTACTTATGgaacatatatatttgatcTATTTCAATTTAGTAGCTCGGCGGCGTCGCAAGGAGGGAAGACAACGCCGCCAAAGGACCACTTTCAGCACCGAGCAGACCCTGCGTCTGGAGGTGGAATTCCATCGAAACGAATACATCTCAAGGAGCCGTCGGTTCGAGCTGGCCGAGACGCTTCGCCTAACGGAaacgcaaattaaaatttggttCCAGAATCGCAGAGCCAAGGACAAGCGTATAGAAAAGGCTCAGATCGATCAGCACTATAGGTGAGTCTCTTATACTATCCCATTCATTTGTTTTAGTAGTTATAGTAAGGGcacttgtaaaaaaatgttacaaaactaaattgtatatatttttattttttttttattaaattaaattaacacacataaacccatttctttaaattttaaattgttatggTTTTGTAATTAACAAGTAAAACCGCTGGAATTTAGGAGCATTGAGTTCTAGAATTGTATGTATAGAAATTATGATAGGTGCACAGATACTCTAAGCGATTTATAGGTAGAGCAATGGGTTAGTGAATTTtcattgtaaataattttggtattaaattgttagtatataaaattgtataagtttttaaaactcCAGTGCCAGAAACGAAATGAACTCAACTAAAACTGAAGCCTTTGAAAACCTATTTATGGATGGTTCGTGAAGAGGATTTTACTTGATAGTTATATCCCTAATTTTGAAACGGAAGTAATTTAGGGAAATGTCACAAGTTTAATTGATAGCCAACATAAAATTAACACGATATTAATTTTACGACATTTATGCGCCCACAGACGCAATTAGGCGATACCAAGTGCCAGCCCCGCCTCCTTTTTTAAGGGGTTGTCCTGCGACAGGAGTTTTGCTCGAAATTATTTTGATGTAATCAATTTTTCAGAAACTTTGTCGTGGCCAATGGTTTTATGAGCTCTATAATGGGTCAAACGCCGGCGACCATGCCCCCTGGAGGCGTGGCAGGAGGCTTGGGAGTGGGCGTGGGCTATTTTCCAGCTGCAGCGACGCCGGCAGCGCTGCCCAAGGATAACACGCAGGATGCTCATTTTATCGACATCGATGGCCAGTACGAACAAAAACTACAActacagcaacagcaacagcaacgacGCCTAGCAGGAACCACAACGCTTATCAATACTTGCTAGCATTGTCGCATTTACTTTAATTGAGCTTTAAACTGTTTAGATTAAGccactaattaaataaataaatagctgTAATATAGCCACCGTTAAGTTTTTTTCCAGCAGTCACTCACTTATCACGCGCCTTTGTTTTCGTTAAGCATTTTTGGACTCAAGAagacaatatttaatttgtttatataagtTGGAAGCGAAGacaacaaatttgtaaaaaaccaaaacagcCAAACCAACAAACAATGAAATCAGCCCTGGTGGGCAGAcagctgttgctgctactAATATCGATATCAATATCGATAGGCATGTCGGGTTAGAAGTCCAGTTTGAACCATTCATTTCAAGAACTCTCAGTTTCTTCGTCCCTGTCTCCTCAAATATATTGAAAACTCGCTAGTAaacgtaaaaataataattattttcaagcTCTTATATCTTACTGCTCTTAAATTTTGACtttgaaagtttaaagtttaagtggtaaaaaaactatttcgcATATATGATTTAATAagttacaataaaatataggGCGATCAGCATTCGGCCCAAAGCCAAGcgaatcaataaaattttaaatattatacagTTTTGACCAAACCGGAGCAGTAGGCAAAAAGACACTTGTACAtacgttgttgtttttaaaaacgtgCGAGCACTAAGCTcttatctttaaattaaaattaaagacgtgtttattaaaatatatgagtATATAATTAATGTTATATACTCAAACCAGAGAATAAGAGAGACGTCTGTTATctcttaaaacaataaatatggCATAGCATAAATGCCGGTACAACTCTTGGTTTTAAGTCAGTATATTCAAATGCCTCGGTGCTTTAGCTGGCATATTTAGCAAAATGAAATCGGAGCTTATAGTTTTTATTCTGTCGGTTTTCGTCTTGAAGGATCTATCTCAAGCACAAGGTGCCAATTATCCGCAGAATTTGCAACCGACGAATCAAAATCTGGAAAACAAATGCAGGGATTATTGTTTTTCGGGCCTCAAACCAATTTCTGATAACGTTGATACCTTCGATGAACTAAAAGGTTCTATTAAAGATTTGCAGTGTAAATTGGCAATGgctgaaaatcaaattaaaattaacgaccttataaatataaaagataAGGAAATATCTGAAAAAACTGAACAACTTAAATGTACAGATAACCTTATGAAACAAAAAGATCAGATAATTGAAGATCAAAGAGAAGAGATTCTGAAAAaagatgaaaaaataaatgctatgACAGCTATTATTCATAACTGTCACAATCAATTAGTATATGCTGAAggtcaaattaaaatcaaagaagagcttttaaattttaaagttgaaGAAATAAAAGTCAAAACTGAAAACCTTAAAAGCAAGGAAGACCTCAttgaatcaataaataaacaaagaacGGACCAAGTTAAACAGATTGAGAACAAAGtgaatgaaattaatattataagtaACCAAGTGAAGGATCTGAAGTCAGAGATTTTAATCAAAGAGCAGCAAATTAAAACAGTTCAGGAGGAATTCGCAGAGCTTGTGAAGTGCAATCAACCGGAAACGTGTCCCTCCggaatttacaaaattaacaaacaCGAAATAGGTCCGTTCGAAATTCCCTGCAAGTTAGACGGTTGGATGGTCATTCAAAGGCGTCAGGACGGGTCAGAGACCTTCGCTCGCCACTGGCAGGATTATAAGGATGGATTTGGCGAAGTAGGGGGGGAATTCTTCATCGGGCTCCAAAAACTTTATCAACTAACTAACGCCGTTCCACACGAACTCCACATTAAACTTGGAACAGTTGAGGGAGTCTACAGATACGCTCAATATGATGATTTCAAAATCGGTAGCGAACAAGAGTTTTATGAGCTTAAAGCACTGGGGAATTATTCCGGATCAGCCGGAGACTCCCTAATCcgccataaaaataaaaagttttccacTTTCGATCGGAAAAATAATCCTTCTAGTGTCAATTGCGCTGAACAAAACAATGGTGGTTGGTGGTTTGACGGTTGTTTTGACAGGTAtttcgaattttaaattttaaaatgcatgtattaaaaacattttatttgcagtGCTCTTAATGGAAAATACcacaaaaatggaaaatcagAGAGCCAAGAAGTATTATTGGTATTATTGGAACCGGGACTATACGACCTCGTTTACTTTTGTTGAAATGATGATTAGACCCCAATTAAAagtggaaaattaaaaaaaatatatttaacaattaaaacatatttttggtaatggttaaattaataactaatAAAACTATGCAAATCAATGTTTCATACCTATTTTTATACTTTGAACTATACAACTTTTTAAGGATACTCAGATATAATTGAAATCGGGCAGGTTCgggataaatatttatttatttgacatcccagcacttcaagtaaaacttgatatttaaaatgttaattgcgaaaaattacaatactttatataatttaaaaaagaataaaagaaCAAAACGGGAAACAAAGTTTAAGggatttaagtaaaaaattaacaattttttttcttgggtACCCCTAATAAAAGCGAAATATCGAATACCCAAAACACTAAATATCGATAGTGTCAACGTTTCTTTTAATGTCATCCGTTTGCCCGTCAcaattttcttcttcttcgctTCGCCTTACAACCTGCAATTCggatttctgtttgttaatttgttaatttggtTGAATCGCAAGTAAGAACATGGCTAGTTCGGTGCACGTGAAGGTCGAGGCTCCGCCGGAGGACAATTCTGGTGTGATTGTGATACCCGATCGCGAAGATGATGTAAGTTTCGCCTGAAAAAGAAATTCACAcgtatgcgtgtgtgtgtgtgtgtgtatgtgtgggtCGGCGAGTGACGCATTTAAATGCGTTCTCCTGTGTACATACCTCCCACTTTTCCGCCCACTTACCACCACTTACCAATCCCCTCCCTCCGGCAGGACATATGTGAGCTGGAGCACTTGCGTAAGCTGTTCATTGGCGGACTGGCGCCGTACACCACCGAGGAAGGCCTGAAAGTGTTCTACGGCCAGTGGGGCAAAGTGGTCGATGTGGTGGTGATGCGCGATGCGGCCACCAAAAGATCCCGCGGCTTTGGCTTCATCACCTACACAAAGTCGATCATGGTGGACAGGGCCCAGGAGAACAGACCGCATATCATCGACGGAAAGTGAGTATAGCCTAAGGCTCTGTCTTACGTATGGGTTATTAACTTTATCCCTGTCTTTTCCAGAAACGTGGAAGCCAAGCGAGCTCTGCCTCGTCCTGAGCGCGAATCGCGTGAGACCAACATATCCGTCAAGAAGTTGTTCGTGGGCGGTCTGAAGGATAACCACGACGAGGATTGCCTGCGGGAGTACTTCGTCCAGTTCGGACGCGTGATCTCTGTTAAATTACTCACTGACAAAACCACCGGCAAGCGTCGTGGCTTCGCTTTCATCGAGTTTGACGATTACGACGCCGTCGACAAGGCAATTCGTAAGTATATGACTTTAAATCGAAGCCAGGTCTATCTTTAGGGGGGTGCCATGAAAATATCTTTCAGCAAAATGTTTGTTCCAACTTAATTTGAATGGAAATGATATGTATCTGTCACTGCCGATAATGATACATAAAGTTGAAGCCGCGATACATTTTGCCTGCAACTGTAAATCTTTCAATGGAACTCATAATCTGAACCAGAGAAATTGtaggattttatttaaagattctCTTACAAAactgttttattaattatatggCTTAGTAGTATAACTCATATCCGTCtccattaaaaaaactttgtcCTTTACAGTTCAAAAACAGCATTCGATCAAGTACGTGCACGTGGACGTGAAAAAGTCCATCTACAACCTGGAGAAAAAGGACAAACAGCAGCAAGGAGCCTTGGCCAACGGCACCAAGCCGCCACtcaatcagcagcagcagcagcagcaacaaccgccgccaccacagcagcagcagcataaCGGCAACATGCAGGTGGCTGTCTACCGTCCACCCGTGCCACCGCCCCAGGCTATGCCCCCCTACCACCAGCAGCCACCACCGCCCCCCATGAACGCCCCGCCACCAAACTACAACTACTGGGGACCTCCTCCcccgccaatgcagtcctacTACCAACAGCCCCCACCGCCGCAGATGAACGCCTGGGGTCCCTATCCGCCGGTACAGAACGGCTGGAACGCACCACCCCCACCGCCCCCCGGTGCCCAGCAGTGGCATCCCGGCCAGTGGGGTTGTCCGCCACCAGTGCAACAAGTCCCTCCGGCTGGGACAGTGCCACCAAACATGGGCCACAACGGACCGCCGCCTCCGGCTCCTGGTAACTGGAACATGCCGCCCAATGCACCGCCACCGGTGCCGGGAGCACCACAGCCGCAGGGACCGCCAACACACCAGCAACCtccacagcagcagccgccacCACCGAACTTCGGCAGCGGCTATCAGCAGAGCTACGGAGGCGGACCAACCAAGCACAATAGCATGAATGCCAATCGCATGAATCCCTATGCGGCTGCGCCGCCAAACAACTACCGTAGGTGGAATCAAGCAGAAGTAATCTGTATTGACTAATCCGGATTACTTATAGACAATCCCCAACCTCCGGCATATCCGCCCTACAATGCTGGAGCTCCGCCGCCTAATGGAAACGTTCTGTCGTCGACTGGCGCCAAGGCGGTGGGGGTGTCCAACGGATCGGTGGCTACTGGAGGCAGTGCCAACAGCAAGTACCGCCGTTAGAAAGGGTGAGTAGATGGTGCAATTGCAACCTGTCCCCGCCATTAGtcgtttgttttaaatgtgaCCTATGCataagagagagagagagagacccCAATACGTCTGGCCACCCATATTAGGAACAGTTTCTCGACTGACAGATAATGTTTTCCGTACATTTAAAAGCCTGTTCTTTTAAGGAGAGAGTTATACATTCTTGTTCAGTGGAAAATAGAATTTTCAGAAGGGTAGCTAACTGGCACCTTAACTGGCAGTCGAGAAACCGGCcctttatatattaatactAATGTGTAACGTTCTCTTTGATTTAGATGCTCTCTGAGCGGCTTAAGCCCATGAATCAAGATACTGTTAAATAAGCTCGTTGATAAGCTAGGGCCACACTCGCTTAGAGTTACTAACAGGAAACATAACGCATTGTCTCTCTATCATAGAACAACTAACTACGGTTTAACTCTACACTTAAGCTATACCAAATCTACGATCGACCTAAGCTATGCCACAGACtatgtattaatattttctaaaccGTATTGGAAGGAGAAAGCACTTCTCCGGTTTCGATTTACTTTAGACATTTTTTGTAACCCTTAAATCGTAGAATATGCCCGAATACGATATGACATAAAGCTCTCTATTTGAATCCAACCAACTATCTCTCTGTCTGTAAAACGAAGCAAGCGACCGTGCGACGCGCGTTGTCTATAAACGATGATGGAAGGAGAAGTGCAagcaataaatcaattaataattaGATACAAATTACGCA
This genomic window from Drosophila gunungcola strain Sukarami chromosome 3R, Dgunungcola_SK_2, whole genome shotgun sequence contains:
- the LOC128252838 gene encoding ribonucleoprotein RB97D, with product MASSVHVKVEAPPEDNSGVIVIPDREDDDICELEHLRKLFIGGLAPYTTEEGLKVFYGQWGKVVDVVVMRDAATKRSRGFGFITYTKSIMVDRAQENRPHIIDGKNVEAKRALPRPERESRETNISVKKLFVGGLKDNHDEDCLREYFVQFGRVISVKLLTDKTTGKRRGFAFIEFDDYDAVDKAILQKQHSIKYVHVDVKKSIYNLEKKDKQQQGALANGTKPPLNQQQQQQQQPPPPQQQQHNGNMQVAVYRPPVPPPQAMPPYHQQPPPPPMNAPPPNYNYWGPPPPPMQSYYQQPPPPQMNAWGPYPPVQNGWNAPPPPPPGAQQWHPGQWGCPPPVQQVPPAGTVPPNMGHNGPPPPAPGNWNMPPNAPPPVPGAPQPQGPPTHQQPPQQQPPPPNFGSGYQQSYGGGPTKHNSMNANRMNPYAAAPPNNYHNPQPPAYPPYNAGAPPPNGNVLSSTGAKAVGVSNGSVATGGSANSKYRR
- the LOC128252840 gene encoding fibrinogen-like protein 1, translating into MKSELIVFILSVFVLKDLSQAQGANYPQNLQPTNQNLENKCRDYCFSGLKPISDNVDTFDELKGSIKDLQCKLAMAENQIKINDLINIKDKEISEKTEQLKCTDNLMKQKDQIIEDQREEILKKDEKINAMTAIIHNCHNQLVYAEGQIKIKEELLNFKVEEIKVKTENLKSKEDLIESINKQRTDQVKQIENKVNEINIISNQVKDLKSEILIKEQQIKTVQEEFAELVKCNQPETCPSGIYKINKHEIGPFEIPCKLDGWMVIQRRQDGSETFARHWQDYKDGFGEVGGEFFIGLQKLYQLTNAVPHELHIKLGTVEGVYRYAQYDDFKIGSEQEFYELKALGNYSGSAGDSLIRHKNKKFSTFDRKNNPSSVNCAEQNNGGWWFDGCFDSALNGKYHKNGKSESQEVLLVLLEPGLYDLVYFC